A stretch of Misgurnus anguillicaudatus unplaced genomic scaffold, ASM2758022v2 HiC_scaffold_33, whole genome shotgun sequence DNA encodes these proteins:
- the LOC141363139 gene encoding uncharacterized protein, which translates to MFLSDVKSDSCLDIEITSSTSKERLTAQTLSCITCGKTFSSQRHLERHERKHTERKLFTRSEISFTTLQEKKLHSEDHREKKKKQFHCEQCGRICVSSYKLNVHMRTHSDEKPFNCTECGKYFRTKDNLQVHQRIHTGEKPFQCPHCEKRFRHKCGLKTHVLLHTNERPYQCSECDKTFRDSRSLKSHQNIHIKEKLYQCLHYDKRYSHKYQQIVHERVHTGEKTHYCSVCGKSFSQHENLVTHLRAHTDKKLFRCSQCDKTFNYSCNLKVHQRVHTGEKPYVCAHCGKSFSNSSHLRVHERVHTGEKPYHCSVCGKSFSQVSALLNHKSRHTGEKTYKCSQCNMTFQYSGHFKVHQRVHTGGKLNICTHCGKSFTNSSNLRVHQRVHTGEKPYHCSVCGKRFSQRPNLLKHQRLHTGEKPYKCSQCDKTFAQSGSLKTHQRVHMGKKNLRVTENEKSFLPCVKSDSCLEIEITSSTSKERLTAQTLSCITCEKTFSSQRHLERHERKHTEQKLFTRSEISFTTLQEKKLHSEDHREKKKKKQFHCEQCGRICVSSYKLNVHMRTHSDEKPFYCTECGNSFKTKQNLDIHQRVHTGEKPFKCSQCAETFSQSGYLKTHQRVHTGEKPYHCSVCGKSFTQHATLLNHTRLHTGEKPFKCSHCDKTFAYSSHFKSHQRVHTGEKPYVCAHCGKSFSNSSELRVHRRVHTGEKPYQCSVCGKSFSNSSHLRVHHRVHTGEKPYHCSVCGKSFSQRANLLNHQRLHTGEKPFKCSQCNKTFAHSGSLKTHQRVHTGDKL; encoded by the exons atgtttctttcagatgtgaagagtgattcatgtttggatatagaaataacgtcctcaacatcaaaagagcgactgacagcacaaactctttcctgcatcacctgtggaaagacattcagctcacagagacatttagagagacatgagagaaaacacacagaacggAAACTAttcaccagatctgagatcagctttactaccttacaggagaagaaacttcattcagaagaccacagagagaagaagaagaagcagtttcactgtgagcagtgtgggaGGATTTGTGTCTCTTCCTATAAACTAAAtgttcacatgaggacacacagtgatgaaaagccttttaactgcactgaatgtggaaaaTACTTCAGAACCAAAGACAATCTTCAAGTtcatcagagaattcatacaggagaaaaacctttccagtgtcctcactgtgagaagagattTAGGCATAAATGTGGTTTGAAGACACATGTGCTTTtacacaccaatgagagaccgTATCAGTGTAGTGAATGTGACAAAACCTTTAGGGATTCACGTTCATTAAAATCACACCAGAATATTCACATTAAAGAGAAACTCTATCAGTGTTTACACTATGATAAACGTTACAGTCATAAATATCAGCAGATAgtccatgagagagttcacactggagaaaaaactcactactgtagtgtctgtgggaagagttttagtcaacaTGAAAATTTAGTGACACACCTGAGGGCTCATACAGATAAAAAACTTTTCagatgctctcagtgtgacaagacgtttaaTTATTCATGTAACTTAAAagtccatcagagagttcatactggagagaaaccttacgtctgcgctcactgtggaaagagcttctctaATTCATCTCATTTAAGAgtccatgagagagttcacactggagagaaaccttatcactgtagtgtctgtgggaagagttttagtcaagtGTCTGCATTACTAAATCACAAGAGTAGACACACAGGTGAAAAaacttacaaatgctctcagtgtaaCATGACATTTCAATATTCAGGTCACTTCAAagtccatcagagagttcacacggGTGGGAAACTTAACATCTGCACTCattgtggaaagagcttcactaattcatctaatttaagagttcatcagagagttcatactggagagaaaccttatcactgtagtgtctgtgggaagagatTTAGTCAACGGCCAAACTTGCTTAAGCACCAGagacttcatacaggtgaaaaaccttacaaatgctctcagtgtgacaagacgtttgctcAGTCAGGTTCCTTAAAAAcgcatcagagagttcatatgggaaaaaaaaacttaagggtgacagagaatgaaaaatcGTTTTTACCTTGT gtgaagagtgattcatgtttggaaatagaaataacgtcctcaacatcaaaagagcgactgacagcacaaactctttcctgcatcacctgtgaaaagacattcagctcacagagacatttagagagacatgagagaaaacacacagaacagaaactcttcaccagatctgagatcagctttactaccttacaagaaaagaaacttcattcagaagaccacagagagaagaagaagaagaagcagtttcactgtgagcagtgtgggaGGATTTGTGTCTCTTCCTATAAACTAAAtgttcacatgaggacacacagtgatgaaaagcctttctactgcactgaatgtggaaatTCCTTCAAAACCAAACAAAATCTTGAtattcatcagagagttcacactggagaaaaacctttcaaatgctctcagtgtgctGAGACTTTTTCTCAGTCAGGTTACTTAAAAACCCAtcaaagagttcatactggagagaaaccttatcactgtagtgtctgtgggaagagttttactCAACATGCTACATTACTAAATCACACGagacttcatacaggtgaaaaaccttttaaaTGCTCTCAttgtgacaagacgtttgctTATTCAAGTCACTTCAAatcccatcagagagttcatactggagagaaaccttacgtctgcgctcactgtggaaagagctttTCTAATTCATCTGAATTAAGAGTTCATCgaagagttcatactggagagaaaccttatcaatgtagtgtctgtgggaagagctTCTCTAATTCATCTCATTTAAGAGTCCATCacagagttcatactggagagaaaccttatcactgtagtgtctgtgggaagagttttagtcaacgGGCTAACTTACTGAATCACCAGagacttcatacaggtgaaaaacctttcaaatgctctcagtgtaaTAAGACATTTGCTCACTCAGGTTCCTTAAAaacccatcagagagttcatactggagataAACTTTAA